The segment CAGAATGACCTCGCAGAATCTGCGCTCGGTGTAGGTCTGGGCGGCGTTCACTTCAATCACCAGATGGCGCGTGCCTGCTGGCACGAGCGCCGCCAGGGAGGTGAAGGTGACCGCCGTCTCCGGCGCACCCTGGACCTTAATTTCAGCAACACGGACAAGCGGCAGTGCAGATAGAATACTCATGAATCATCGCTCCTTCGATTTTTGGAATAGGTAACCTGTAGTGACATCATTCAGAACAAGGGCTAACTATGATCCGGCACCCGGGCGGCAGCGGCCAAACCGGCTGTGATCCGGCGGGCAATGAAGGTATCCTCCTTACTCATTCCGGCAGCTTGCGCAGCTTCATCATTGCCGGCCGACTCCCGGGGTAAGTCTTCCGGCCATATGTCATCAGCAATATAGGCCAGCGCAGCGGCATCGGGAATCCGGCCCTGTCTGCGCAGCTCCTCTACCGCCGGAACCATCAGCAGCTCACCGGAACCGGCTGTACCGGCGGCTTCCTCCAGCCAGCGGATATCCAGGTAAATCTCATCCGGGTAGAAGCCTTGGCGGAGACGCAGCAGCAGCCGTAAGTCCCCCATCAGCCACGGCTGCCAGCGTCCTTTCCCCTCCTGCCTAAGCAGCTCTGTCCCCGTCAGGACGGCCGTTAGTGTTAATGGAGACTCTCTGCGGGAATTGCCCTTCCCGTCACCGGCTGGAAGAAGTGCCCCCGCCCGGAGGAAGCCGCAGCCGTTCTTGGTGGCGATCTCCACTACAAACTGCGCACCTTCCTGCCATGATCCCAGACTCCGGGCTTCGTACAGAACGCGCACTCCGGCTTCTTCCAGCAGCCGGTCTGCCGCCAGTTGGGTCAGTACCGGCTCCAACTGCTCGCCGTTCCACGCCCCCTCCTTGCGAAGCAGCTCCAGCAGCTTGCGGACGGCCGCAGCCTCCTGCTTATCCGCTCCATGGAAAGCAGTGAGCCGGGACCGGGTAACCTCCGTCATCAGAGCACTGCCCGGCGCAAGCAGCACTACGCGCTTGCCTGTCAGGCCCAGGGCGGCAGCACAGATCACCTCAGCTGTTCCCGCTCCGGTAACCGCAACATCGAATGTACCAAGCGGCGGAACTGCCGCTGCCTGAGACGCTGCATCCGCTGTACCGCCGGGAAGCAGACGGGCGGCTGTGTTGCGGACGTACCCCCGCGCATCGGCGGAGGCTGCGGCAGCCAGCTTCCCGCTTAGGCTGTCATCCGCCCCGGCCTGCGCCAGAATGGCGGCGGCCCGCAGCTCCAGGCTCCAGCGGAGCGATTCAGGCCGGTCGCCGTGCATCCGGTAATCCTCCCCGGGAACGCCGGAGGCCAGCCAGTTCTTCACGGCCGCAGCCGCTGCTGCCTGCTGCTCCTTGTCCAGCAGCGGCAGGACAGCAGACAAGTAATCCAGCAGGAACGTGCTGTGCACTGCACCCGGCTGCTCCGCAAGTGCACGGGCCGCCTCTTCCAGCCCGGCGGGGCTCTTCAGCATCCGCAGCAGAACGAAGGATGCCACCCAGAAGGGCACGCATTTCGGATGGTTGCTGAGCTTCCTGCCATTCCTTGCGCCAATAAGGCCAAGCAGATAAGGAATGGCCTCCTCCCTGCCGAGCAGCGCCAGTGTTATGGCAGCATTGAAACCAGCCACGGCAGACTGCTCCTCCAGTATTCCTGCCAGTAACCGGACCACCTTCGGGTCACTGCCTGCGCCTGCGGAATGGCCCAGCAGCCAGACCGCCTTCCAGCCCTCTTCCGTGCCGAAGTACCCGGCAAGCTGCTCACTGTATGTGGCGGCGTTATCCCCATCCAGCTTCAGACCGGCCAGACTGCCCTGCCGGAAGTGTAGGTTCCGCCCTGCGGTCCGCCGCAGGTCCTCCTGCTCCAGTACGCCGCGTTCAGCCAGTCGCTGCTGCAGCAGCGAACGGTCCACCTGACGGGGCGCGCAGCCGCCTTGTACGCTCAGTGCAGCCGCTACGCCGGCTGCTTCGCCAACCTTATGCATGTCCTTCTGCATCCGCACGCCCATGCCGGCATCCCTGTCCACCGACAGCGCGCGGCCTGCCACCAGCAGCCGTTCCAGCCCTTTTGGCAGTAGCGCCCCGTAGGGAATATCGCACCACAGCCCCCGGACGAACAGGCCCATCACCGCAATCCACAGCTGGCTGAACTCACTCTCATTGCCGGTATCGAAGCCGTGATTATCCAGATGGGAATAGCTGCGGGCGATCACCTCCGGCGAAGGCCGGTCTTCGATGTAATCCTGCAGCGTGATGGTGACATCCCCTTCGATAAGTCCGCCTTCTCTCACGCCAAGCATGGAGGACACAGCGAAGTAACGCGCCCCCTGAGCGTAGCCTTCCCTGACCCACTCTCTTCCGCGGGTGAATGCCCGGGAGACATCCCAGGGATCATACGGGTCCACCCACCCGGCATCCAGATTGTCGTACCCGATCTCACCCTCCAGGATCCGGCGCGGAATGAACGAGTAGTTATGATAGATGCCGTCCAACTCCCGGCCGTAGCGGAGCCTGCCCCCGGCCATACGCACCAGATGGGCGTTGCCGGTGCTGTCGATGGTAACCCCGGTGCGGATCTCCAGCGGCCCGGCCGGACTCAGTAGCCGCACACCTGCGACTCCCTCACCTTCCATGATTACCTCATAGACCACCGAATCCAGCCAGACCCGGATTCCCTTCTCCCGGCAGAGGGCGGCGAGCGCCACCCGCTTCGCATCGGGATGGAAGCCCTTGGTCCTCCCTCCGAACACGGCAGCCGCTTCGGCAGTCCGGCGGTCAATCTCTTCCTGAAGCCCCCCGGGAGACCCGTAGTAATAACGGTGGATGCCGCCCCGGGTGGCGACACCGCCCAGAGCGGTATCATTCTCCACCAGGATTACACTGGCACCTTCATCGGCGGCCGCAAGGGCCGCTACACAACCAGCCGTCCCTCCTCCAACGACAAGTACATCTGCTGAGACGGCTTTTGACTGAATCATGCACACACCTCCTGTTGCTTAGCCTTTGATGGAGCCGGCCAGACCTTCGATGAAATACCGCTGCAGGAACAGGAACACGATGATAATCGGCACCACCGACATCACCGCTCCCGCGGCAAGTCCCGTCCAGTCTACGCTGTTCGTCCCGAAGAAGTTATACATGCCGACCCCCAGCGTACGCAGCGACGGCTTGCTTAAGGTGAAGGTCAGCGGGACGAAGAATGCATTCCACGCGCCGATGAAGCTGAAGATCGTCACTGTGCCGAGAATCGGCTTGGACAGCGGCAGCATGATGCTGAAGAACATCCGGAAGTACCCGGCGCCGTCAATCGTGGCGGATTCCTCCATCTCTTTGGGCAGGGAGGCGAAGTAGCCGACGAACAGCAGAATCGAGACGA is part of the Paenibacillus sp. FSL M7-0420 genome and harbors:
- a CDS encoding FAD-dependent oxidoreductase, producing MIQSKAVSADVLVVGGGTAGCVAALAAADEGASVILVENDTALGGVATRGGIHRYYYGSPGGLQEEIDRRTAEAAAVFGGRTKGFHPDAKRVALAALCREKGIRVWLDSVVYEVIMEGEGVAGVRLLSPAGPLEIRTGVTIDSTGNAHLVRMAGGRLRYGRELDGIYHNYSFIPRRILEGEIGYDNLDAGWVDPYDPWDVSRAFTRGREWVREGYAQGARYFAVSSMLGVREGGLIEGDVTITLQDYIEDRPSPEVIARSYSHLDNHGFDTGNESEFSQLWIAVMGLFVRGLWCDIPYGALLPKGLERLLVAGRALSVDRDAGMGVRMQKDMHKVGEAAGVAAALSVQGGCAPRQVDRSLLQQRLAERGVLEQEDLRRTAGRNLHFRQGSLAGLKLDGDNAATYSEQLAGYFGTEEGWKAVWLLGHSAGAGSDPKVVRLLAGILEEQSAVAGFNAAITLALLGREEAIPYLLGLIGARNGRKLSNHPKCVPFWVASFVLLRMLKSPAGLEEAARALAEQPGAVHSTFLLDYLSAVLPLLDKEQQAAAAAAVKNWLASGVPGEDYRMHGDRPESLRWSLELRAAAILAQAGADDSLSGKLAAAASADARGYVRNTAARLLPGGTADAASQAAAVPPLGTFDVAVTGAGTAEVICAAALGLTGKRVVLLAPGSALMTEVTRSRLTAFHGADKQEAAAVRKLLELLRKEGAWNGEQLEPVLTQLAADRLLEEAGVRVLYEARSLGSWQEGAQFVVEIATKNGCGFLRAGALLPAGDGKGNSRRESPLTLTAVLTGTELLRQEGKGRWQPWLMGDLRLLLRLRQGFYPDEIYLDIRWLEEAAGTAGSGELLMVPAVEELRRQGRIPDAAALAYIADDIWPEDLPRESAGNDEAAQAAGMSKEDTFIARRITAGLAAAARVPDHS